The Corynebacterium poyangense genome includes a window with the following:
- a CDS encoding diacylglycerol kinase, which produces MFANSESYPLRTVEISRVALLTNPKAGKGNASRAAEIARQTLTRTGVDVVGISGSSAAASRQLAKEMIADPDIDALVVCGGDGLINLALQAHSYSNKPIGIIPSGTGNDTARALGISLDPRRAALTVVRGFTSTCDLGKLRDVHAKERYFGTIACAGFDSLVSDRANTLAWPHGKARYNLAMLVEFSKFHAIPAKIYLDDKECIDDDVTLCSIGNTTTYGGGMMACPHADHHDGLFDVTVIHRINRRKAARNVRRFFTGEFEGFPEATLHRAKKVEIHMPGINIYADGDRMFSSPVTAEIAPAAGCFIVPRP; this is translated from the coding sequence ATGTTCGCAAACTCGGAGTCGTATCCTCTCAGAACTGTAGAAATTTCTCGTGTGGCCTTGCTTACCAACCCCAAAGCTGGAAAGGGAAATGCATCTAGAGCAGCTGAAATAGCCAGGCAGACACTAACCCGCACAGGTGTAGATGTCGTCGGTATATCGGGGTCTTCGGCTGCTGCATCCCGTCAGCTTGCCAAAGAGATGATTGCTGATCCAGATATTGATGCTCTTGTAGTTTGCGGTGGTGATGGACTTATCAACCTTGCGCTCCAAGCGCATTCCTACTCAAACAAACCTATCGGAATAATTCCTTCAGGTACCGGCAATGACACCGCCCGAGCACTCGGAATATCTCTGGATCCGAGACGAGCAGCGCTTACTGTTGTACGTGGGTTTACCAGCACCTGCGACTTAGGGAAACTGCGCGATGTCCATGCTAAAGAACGATATTTCGGAACTATCGCATGTGCTGGCTTTGATTCTTTAGTCTCCGATCGGGCCAATACGTTAGCCTGGCCGCACGGGAAAGCACGGTATAACCTTGCGATGCTCGTGGAATTTAGCAAGTTTCATGCTATCCCAGCCAAAATATATCTCGATGACAAAGAATGCATCGATGATGATGTAACCCTTTGTTCTATAGGTAACACCACTACTTACGGTGGCGGCATGATGGCATGTCCCCACGCAGATCACCATGATGGACTCTTTGATGTCACTGTTATTCACCGAATAAATCGTCGAAAAGCTGCCAGAAACGTGAGGAGATTCTTCACAGGAGAATTTGAGGGTTTTCCGGAAGCTACTTTGCATCGGGCTAAGAAAGTAGAAATACATATGCCCGGAATAAATATTTATGCAGATGGAGATCGAATGTTTTCCTCTCCGGTCACAGCCGAAATAGCACCAGCGGCTGGCTGTTTTATAGTTCCTCGGCCTTAG
- a CDS encoding FAD-binding oxidoreductase, which produces MAIDTRKTSIPLPPMTATLWGTPDEAKPLSPSIKKLLGKLLNASAENVAHPLEDEIQIQPSQINPDDLADLKKIVGDQFVTTEKRHRLRRSRGKSYPDLLDMRSGKELDSPDAVVAPGTEQEVLEILKLCSKKKIAVVPFGGGTSVVGGVNPLRGKFSALISLDLLRFNQLEDVDSLSMEATLGAGLSGPHAEILLENYGMQLGHYPQSFPYASIGGYAATRSSGQSSAGYGRFDEMVRGLTIVTPQGINHVGHNAPKSAAGPDLRGLFLGSEGVFGIITKVRVQVHKIPECKRYEAFSFKDFHSGVAAIRQAVQTGTGPTVIRLSDEMESSVNLTSTDSIGESDSKQKGCLCLTMYEGTSEHASSRHEETRNLLLSLGGKSLGENPVRQWEQGRFGAPVLRDGLLDNGAVCETLETATDWSNVISLKKAVTKAIGDRLANTGTPVLIMCHVSHIYDGGCSLYFTIIAGQSEDNPEEQWWNTKKAVCRAIVANGGTISHHHAVGADHREYLPHEIGDTNISLLRAIKNHLDPVGILNPAKLI; this is translated from the coding sequence ATGGCTATTGATACAAGAAAAACTTCTATTCCTTTGCCGCCCATGACTGCAACATTATGGGGAACCCCAGATGAAGCGAAGCCTCTATCTCCAAGTATCAAGAAGCTACTGGGAAAACTTCTGAACGCATCCGCAGAGAATGTTGCGCACCCCTTAGAGGATGAGATTCAAATTCAACCTTCGCAGATTAATCCAGACGATCTTGCTGATCTGAAGAAGATTGTTGGAGATCAATTCGTTACTACTGAAAAACGGCATAGATTGCGGAGGTCTAGAGGAAAGTCTTATCCAGATCTTTTGGATATGCGTTCCGGAAAAGAACTCGATTCCCCTGATGCAGTGGTGGCACCAGGAACAGAGCAAGAAGTGTTGGAGATTCTAAAACTCTGTTCAAAGAAAAAAATTGCTGTGGTACCTTTTGGCGGAGGGACAAGTGTTGTAGGAGGGGTTAATCCACTTCGGGGAAAATTTTCTGCCCTGATTTCACTTGATCTGCTGAGATTCAATCAACTCGAGGATGTTGATTCTCTTTCAATGGAAGCAACTTTGGGGGCAGGTCTTTCTGGACCTCATGCAGAGATCCTCTTAGAGAATTACGGAATGCAATTGGGCCATTATCCACAGTCCTTTCCCTACGCGTCGATTGGGGGTTACGCCGCAACTCGTTCTTCCGGCCAGTCTTCCGCAGGATATGGAAGGTTCGACGAAATGGTTCGCGGCTTAACAATTGTGACACCACAAGGGATTAACCATGTTGGGCATAATGCGCCAAAATCAGCTGCTGGTCCCGATCTCCGCGGTCTATTTCTGGGCTCGGAAGGGGTATTCGGGATCATCACTAAAGTTCGAGTTCAGGTACATAAAATTCCGGAATGCAAGCGATACGAAGCTTTCAGTTTTAAAGATTTCCACTCTGGTGTTGCTGCTATCCGGCAGGCAGTCCAAACAGGAACTGGCCCTACAGTTATCCGTCTATCTGATGAGATGGAGTCGAGTGTAAATCTCACATCAACAGATTCCATCGGGGAATCAGACTCAAAACAAAAGGGTTGTTTATGTCTCACAATGTATGAAGGGACTTCCGAACATGCAAGCTCACGCCACGAGGAGACAAGAAACCTTTTGCTTTCTCTGGGCGGGAAATCACTAGGTGAAAATCCAGTCAGACAATGGGAACAAGGAAGGTTTGGAGCACCAGTTCTCCGGGATGGCCTATTGGATAACGGTGCTGTATGCGAAACTTTGGAAACTGCCACGGATTGGAGCAATGTTATTTCTCTGAAAAAGGCAGTAACTAAAGCTATTGGTGACCGTTTAGCTAACACGGGTACTCCGGTATTGATTATGTGTCACGTATCACATATCTATGACGGGGGTTGTTCTCTTTATTTCACAATTATCGCAGGGCAAAGTGAAGATAATCCAGAAGAACAATGGTGGAATACAAAAAAGGCGGTATGTAGAGCAATTGTGGCCAATGGTGGCACCATCAGCCATCATCACGCCGTTGGGGCAGATCATCGTGAGTACCTACCCCACGAAATCGGAGACACCAATATTTCGCTTTTGAGAGCTATCAAAAACCACCTTGATCCCGTGGGAATTCTTAATCCTGCCAAACTCATATAA
- a CDS encoding YhgE/Pip family protein, whose protein sequence is MSNLSDLHSTKRTIQRRRLWIRSSIIIVLVAPLLVAAAWMWSMWDPSHYLSEVKLAVVNEDLGTQQDGKQVSYGADVVKGLLETDYLNFTVENSSNADKGLRTGEYMAVLSIPKNFSSDIATVVNSHPKQPEVIISYNDHYGTNTPLLTSGLIPGIQQGIQMGISQGYGAQILDGLNKLGSGLNAASEGAKQLDDGMGQLKDGTAQGVDGTRQLKDGTEQLLNGAVQLDDGMSQLLDGTGKLGTGASQIDEGVGQLTGTLIPLLRQVGSVVSGITPVINQLENLGLHSQAQELRNSISALDNSSPDALSNQLQKLKSGTAEMSYNLNDPRAPYLSGVLQLKNGTSQLKDGANQLDDGMSQMKDGSFLLDDGARQLKEGTNQLRKGLSEGAQQAPKIEDIESSSHQIAVPVGYVQDYRHPVQTLQDLNNPTSKVLSEGVTMILILVFGFLAMALSSMLTPHLLGSRKHRGFIRPVLAGFGLLAAVNLAILTLLTWAGSAASFSIDSPLGFGVAIILIASNGTACFQMLRIVFGQLVGASLALGYFAYGVFCFGGVWPTQLTPAPLKALHYLHPMSYARDIYVRSVDSNFDGTFYRAVLVLIISTLCFLGVSICARMVKTMRNNKWESENHVDHIIQERYNYV, encoded by the coding sequence ATGTCTAATTTATCAGATTTACACTCAACTAAAAGAACCATCCAACGTCGACGGCTGTGGATTCGTAGTTCCATCATAATAGTACTGGTAGCGCCGCTTTTGGTAGCAGCAGCATGGATGTGGTCGATGTGGGATCCTTCTCACTACCTTTCAGAAGTAAAACTGGCGGTGGTTAATGAAGATCTCGGTACTCAGCAGGACGGAAAACAAGTCAGTTATGGTGCGGACGTAGTCAAAGGACTGTTGGAAACTGATTACCTCAATTTTACCGTGGAAAATTCATCAAACGCCGATAAAGGGTTAAGAACAGGTGAGTATATGGCGGTCCTATCTATACCTAAGAATTTTTCCTCCGATATTGCCACAGTAGTAAATTCACATCCGAAGCAACCTGAAGTTATAATATCATATAATGACCATTACGGGACAAATACTCCATTATTAACATCAGGGTTAATTCCGGGAATCCAGCAAGGGATTCAAATGGGCATTTCTCAGGGCTACGGTGCACAAATACTGGATGGCCTGAATAAACTTGGATCAGGGTTAAATGCTGCTTCAGAAGGAGCGAAGCAACTTGATGATGGGATGGGCCAGTTAAAAGATGGTACAGCGCAGGGCGTAGATGGCACACGTCAGCTCAAAGACGGAACTGAGCAGTTATTAAATGGCGCTGTTCAACTAGATGATGGGATGTCTCAATTGCTGGATGGTACGGGCAAACTTGGAACAGGGGCATCTCAAATCGATGAAGGAGTAGGTCAACTTACAGGAACTCTTATTCCTTTGTTACGACAAGTAGGTTCTGTTGTATCTGGTATAACACCCGTTATTAACCAATTAGAAAATTTGGGTCTTCATTCCCAGGCGCAAGAACTGCGGAACAGTATTTCAGCACTTGATAACAGTAGTCCAGATGCGTTATCCAACCAGTTACAAAAGCTAAAAAGTGGTACCGCCGAAATGAGCTATAATCTAAATGATCCTAGGGCACCGTATTTATCTGGGGTATTACAGCTTAAAAACGGTACTAGTCAGTTAAAGGATGGTGCTAATCAGTTAGATGATGGCATGAGCCAAATGAAAGACGGTTCGTTTTTACTTGATGATGGTGCTCGGCAATTAAAAGAAGGAACAAACCAGTTAAGAAAGGGACTGTCTGAGGGGGCGCAACAAGCTCCTAAAATTGAGGATATAGAGTCTTCTTCCCACCAGATTGCGGTCCCAGTAGGTTACGTCCAGGATTACCGACATCCGGTACAAACTCTGCAAGATTTAAATAACCCAACGTCGAAGGTTTTGTCTGAGGGTGTCACTATGATTCTCATATTAGTCTTCGGCTTTTTAGCCATGGCCCTTTCTAGTATGCTAACTCCACATCTGTTAGGAAGTCGGAAGCACCGTGGGTTTATCAGGCCTGTTCTCGCCGGATTTGGCTTATTGGCAGCTGTAAATCTCGCTATTCTGACTTTACTAACATGGGCTGGTAGCGCTGCAAGCTTCAGTATTGATTCTCCGTTGGGATTTGGCGTTGCAATCATCTTGATAGCCTCAAATGGTACTGCTTGTTTCCAGATGTTACGCATAGTTTTTGGTCAATTGGTTGGCGCTAGTCTAGCGTTGGGATATTTTGCTTACGGAGTCTTTTGTTTTGGCGGCGTATGGCCCACGCAGTTAACCCCTGCTCCTTTGAAAGCATTGCATTACCTCCATCCGATGAGCTACGCGCGAGATATTTATGTGCGTTCAGTGGATTCTAATTTTGATGGTACTTTCTATCGTGCAGTACTTGTGCTTATTATTAGTACACTATGCTTCCTTGGTGTTTCTATTTGTGCCCGAATGGTCAAAACAATGAGAAATAACAAGTGGGAGTCCGAAAATCATGTAGATCATATAATTCAGGAGAGATATAACTATGTCTAG
- a CDS encoding alpha/beta hydrolase family protein — protein MNNTRFLKFFASAVTLTSIFCLFTPTAKSVELSSPLISLDDYLASIPSVQEDITPRLSPQVSGISTELGTTGFRVTAPFNSEPGPIRKTFGQPGKHQVASTAVTQGCGPFYRFYNEVLRFNHAVNDPAECYRTAPEGNLPALGYQFIYPTDLQPGTRVPVIILSPGIGVEPGFMQRHAEFYASHGYVVALGYSLLNWFGAQMSLAAAAAHLADQDLESPIYNHVDFSRVVLVGHSAGGGSALRMSGLMGDFLHQIGREDAQIRGVIGINPGPADFSLASPPSAVPTLVLPAEHETLVPHPLSRIAFDKAVGPKWWAVVRGAEHGVYLDSPGKSIYDSLVVAFSNYVNVGDPESTSIFEGSDYRLAKDPELIGVEKY, from the coding sequence ATGAATAATACCCGATTTTTGAAGTTCTTTGCCTCGGCCGTAACATTAACATCCATTTTTTGTTTGTTTACCCCTACCGCGAAAAGTGTGGAATTATCCAGCCCGCTGATCTCACTCGATGATTATTTGGCAAGCATACCCAGTGTTCAAGAAGACATTACGCCACGTCTAAGCCCACAAGTTTCCGGTATTTCCACCGAATTAGGTACTACCGGTTTTCGGGTGACTGCCCCGTTCAATAGTGAACCCGGCCCTATCCGTAAAACCTTTGGTCAACCCGGCAAGCATCAGGTAGCCAGTACTGCGGTAACCCAGGGTTGCGGTCCCTTTTATCGTTTTTACAACGAGGTGCTGCGTTTTAACCATGCAGTTAATGATCCAGCGGAGTGTTATCGAACAGCCCCTGAGGGAAATCTTCCTGCTCTAGGCTACCAATTTATATACCCCACTGATCTCCAGCCCGGAACTAGAGTTCCGGTGATAATATTGAGTCCTGGAATTGGGGTCGAACCAGGATTTATGCAACGACATGCGGAATTCTATGCTTCCCACGGGTATGTTGTAGCTCTTGGTTATTCCCTCCTTAATTGGTTTGGGGCGCAAATGTCACTTGCGGCAGCTGCAGCTCATTTAGCTGACCAGGATTTGGAAAGCCCTATATATAACCACGTAGATTTTTCAAGGGTAGTTTTGGTAGGTCATTCTGCAGGCGGCGGATCGGCTCTGAGGATGTCTGGGCTAATGGGTGATTTTCTGCACCAAATTGGGCGTGAAGATGCCCAGATTCGAGGAGTAATTGGTATTAATCCAGGCCCTGCAGATTTTTCCTTGGCCTCGCCGCCTTCTGCAGTTCCTACACTGGTGCTGCCAGCTGAACATGAAACCTTGGTTCCTCATCCCTTATCCCGCATTGCCTTTGATAAAGCCGTCGGTCCGAAATGGTGGGCAGTAGTTCGAGGTGCTGAACATGGCGTCTATTTGGACTCTCCTGGAAAGTCTATCTATGATTCTTTAGTAGTTGCATTCTCTAACTACGTCAATGTGGGAGATCCTGAATCTACTAGCATATTTGAAGGATCTGATTATCGTCTCGCGAAAGACCCCGAGCTAATTGGAGTAGAAAAATACTAA
- a CDS encoding PD-(D/E)XK nuclease family protein — MEFQPGTQLLPENLSYSQLSTLLAAPIEWVIEKAMGIETGVRDHLASGNAMIGTLLQRVVELAITTKRYTAEDLGEFFDQAQTEVAFSLGTRESEARKAEIKQLCVESIFQFFETLKKENAVPVAAEYPLYQEDKAKPLTVPLRDPETGEELPDHWVIDRINGFVDVLAEYPDGELGIFDTKYTTSARRYPEMVENLADADVHSALQLAVYARNFPIDKEIRRTGFWIFRQKELLCPENNDSNDRLWERALVTLGKRLEMLRRGKFEDQLYQQLVDHRESGESLDVNAMKKICNSERDVEIEHGGFIPEGGQYRHYDVLTGLKGEYDV; from the coding sequence GTGGAATTCCAGCCGGGGACTCAACTTCTGCCGGAGAATTTGTCATATTCTCAGCTCAGTACCCTATTGGCAGCACCTATAGAGTGGGTCATTGAAAAGGCGATGGGGATTGAGACAGGGGTGAGAGATCACCTAGCCAGCGGTAACGCCATGATTGGTACTCTCTTACAGCGCGTGGTGGAGTTGGCCATAACAACAAAGCGTTACACCGCAGAGGATTTAGGCGAGTTCTTTGACCAGGCTCAAACAGAGGTGGCGTTTAGCCTGGGGACTCGGGAGTCTGAAGCACGCAAAGCAGAGATTAAGCAACTCTGCGTGGAATCCATCTTCCAGTTCTTCGAAACTCTGAAGAAAGAGAATGCGGTGCCTGTTGCGGCAGAATATCCGCTGTACCAGGAAGATAAAGCAAAGCCATTAACGGTGCCGCTTCGTGATCCAGAAACCGGGGAAGAATTGCCTGATCACTGGGTGATTGACAGAATCAACGGCTTCGTTGACGTCCTCGCCGAATATCCCGACGGAGAACTCGGCATTTTTGATACGAAATACACCACCAGCGCTAGGCGCTATCCGGAGATGGTGGAAAATCTAGCTGATGCAGATGTCCACTCTGCTCTTCAATTGGCGGTATATGCCAGGAATTTCCCCATAGATAAGGAAATTCGACGCACCGGGTTTTGGATTTTCAGGCAAAAGGAACTTCTTTGCCCGGAGAACAATGACTCCAATGATCGGTTGTGGGAACGGGCTCTAGTGACGTTGGGGAAGCGTCTTGAGATGCTGCGTCGTGGAAAGTTTGAGGATCAGCTTTACCAGCAGTTGGTTGACCATAGAGAATCTGGGGAATCATTGGACGTCAATGCAATGAAGAAGATCTGCAACTCGGAACGTGACGTGGAAATTGAACACGGCGGTTTTATTCCAGAAGGCGGACAATACCGCCATTATGATGTCCTCACCGGCTTAAAGGGGGAATACGATGTCTAA
- a CDS encoding TetR/AcrR family transcriptional regulator, which yields MSSPSNPIGLISGVAKDNIEWNHGCDKVESSILASAKRLIIERGVQGTSMAAIARDAGISRPTLYARYENRDAIVRQLLNNEIVGLLDAVFPIPTTLEDFINQIIQVAEKAIGSKFLKAIVSHDPEALVTYQYARLGRSQLTLIRFIKNIILKLQQDNNISQEKICKDDPEVLATFVLSTTQAVALQSTALEPHLAGRTTWKIELSKILKGYLSNV from the coding sequence ATGTCTAGTCCCTCTAATCCCATCGGTTTAATTTCTGGTGTAGCTAAAGACAATATCGAATGGAACCACGGTTGTGACAAAGTGGAATCTTCGATTTTGGCTTCTGCTAAAAGACTGATAATTGAGCGTGGGGTTCAGGGAACTTCAATGGCAGCTATTGCTCGGGACGCGGGAATTTCCCGCCCGACACTTTATGCCCGCTATGAAAATCGGGACGCCATTGTCCGACAACTATTAAACAATGAAATAGTGGGACTACTAGATGCAGTTTTCCCAATTCCGACTACTTTAGAGGATTTTATTAATCAAATAATTCAGGTAGCGGAAAAGGCTATAGGAAGCAAGTTTTTGAAAGCAATAGTTTCTCATGATCCGGAGGCTCTTGTCACTTATCAGTACGCGCGCTTAGGCAGATCGCAGCTGACTTTAATAAGATTTATTAAGAATATCATACTGAAATTACAACAGGATAATAATATTAGTCAGGAAAAAATCTGCAAAGATGATCCAGAAGTCTTAGCCACTTTTGTTCTATCAACTACCCAAGCTGTGGCTTTGCAGTCGACGGCTTTGGAACCGCATCTAGCTGGAAGAACTACATGGAAAATTGAGCTTTCTAAAATTTTGAAAGGATATTTATCAAATGTATGA
- a CDS encoding glycerol-3-phosphate dehydrogenase/oxidase: MYETISLESALNRNRREREISELSDSNNDIVDLVVIGGGITGVGVALDAASRGLKTVLFEKHDLAFGTSRWSSKLAHGGLRYLAKGEVSIAHHSAVERGILMERNAPHLVSSLPQVTALAADTNLLQKLAVRAGYLAGDVLRITAGTKSSTLPRSKFVSPRHALELCPQILRNRLRGAWVNFDGQMVDDARLVTAVARTAAEKGASILTYCEVVEATGDCVKVRDRIKNVEFVVRARSVISAIGVWAQSLDSTIKVRPARGTHLVFDATLFGNPVGAMTVPLEGSISRYLFVLPEQHGRCYLGLTDEDNPGEIPDVPPTPEEDIDFLIRGINRALEVKIERKDVKAAFTGLRPLIESANGGGSTADLSRRHAILEAKDGLISITGGKFTEYRLMAEEVVDRAVKSRGLQASSCRTRNLPLVGAPNHPLYEHVQKEQLSGLPTCIVRRFGNEAPAVVSVAKIKRPCDLLDGVPDVTRAEISFAITHEGALTVDDILDRRTRIGLVAEDRVQVEEEISEIFNEVMQQM; encoded by the coding sequence ATGTATGAGACAATTAGTCTAGAAAGCGCCTTGAATCGCAATCGTCGAGAAAGAGAAATTTCTGAATTATCGGATTCAAATAACGATATTGTAGATTTAGTAGTAATCGGAGGGGGCATCACAGGAGTTGGCGTGGCTTTAGATGCTGCCTCAAGGGGGCTCAAAACTGTATTGTTCGAAAAGCATGATCTGGCTTTCGGCACCTCTAGATGGTCGTCGAAATTGGCTCATGGGGGCTTGCGTTATCTAGCAAAAGGGGAAGTATCGATTGCGCATCATTCCGCAGTCGAAAGAGGGATCCTCATGGAGCGTAATGCTCCGCATCTGGTGTCTTCTCTACCTCAGGTAACTGCATTAGCAGCTGACACCAATTTGCTGCAGAAGTTAGCAGTGAGAGCTGGATATCTCGCGGGAGATGTGCTGAGAATTACAGCGGGTACAAAGTCATCTACTCTGCCTAGGTCAAAGTTTGTTTCTCCGAGACACGCTCTGGAGTTGTGTCCTCAAATCCTACGGAATCGTCTTCGAGGAGCTTGGGTTAATTTTGACGGTCAAATGGTGGATGATGCTCGATTGGTTACTGCGGTAGCTCGGACGGCGGCCGAAAAAGGTGCGTCAATCTTGACTTATTGTGAAGTAGTCGAGGCAACTGGTGATTGTGTTAAAGTACGCGATCGGATAAAGAATGTGGAGTTCGTGGTCCGTGCTCGGTCAGTGATTAGTGCTATAGGAGTTTGGGCGCAGAGTTTAGATTCAACGATTAAAGTGCGCCCAGCTCGGGGAACTCATCTAGTTTTTGATGCGACATTATTTGGTAATCCAGTTGGCGCAATGACGGTACCTCTTGAAGGTTCTATTTCACGATATCTCTTTGTCCTTCCGGAACAACATGGTCGTTGTTATTTAGGATTGACTGACGAAGACAACCCAGGGGAAATACCCGATGTTCCGCCTACCCCAGAGGAAGATATTGATTTCCTTATCCGCGGGATAAACCGAGCTCTCGAAGTAAAGATCGAGCGCAAAGACGTAAAAGCTGCGTTTACTGGGCTAAGACCCTTAATCGAAAGTGCTAACGGTGGGGGCAGTACTGCTGATCTATCACGACGGCATGCGATTCTTGAGGCCAAAGATGGGTTGATTTCAATAACTGGTGGCAAATTTACCGAATATCGGCTAATGGCTGAAGAAGTGGTAGATCGTGCGGTTAAATCACGAGGACTTCAGGCTAGTTCTTGTAGGACAAGGAACCTTCCATTGGTTGGTGCTCCTAACCACCCACTCTACGAACATGTCCAGAAAGAGCAACTTTCTGGATTACCCACTTGCATTGTTCGACGTTTCGGTAATGAAGCACCCGCAGTGGTTTCAGTAGCAAAGATAAAGCGACCGTGCGATTTATTAGATGGTGTACCAGATGTTACAAGAGCGGAGATTAGCTTTGCTATTACCCATGAGGGTGCGTTAACGGTAGATGACATCCTTGATCGAAGAACGCGGATTGGTTTGGTGGCAGAAGATCGCGTGCAAGTTGAAGAAGAGATCTCAGAAATATTCAACGAAGTTATGCAGCAAATGTGA
- a CDS encoding putative quinol monooxygenase: MTRKSIILTGYLRCKNSDETELILKYLPGHIIASRQEPGCLKFIVRELSDGLTWEVSEQFVDQKSFKKHQERTKNSEWGRKTAHILRDYTMYEK; this comes from the coding sequence GTGACTAGAAAATCCATAATTCTGACTGGATATTTGCGATGTAAAAATTCTGACGAAACAGAGTTGATTCTTAAATACTTGCCTGGCCATATAATCGCTTCTCGACAAGAACCTGGCTGCTTAAAGTTCATAGTTCGTGAACTTTCTGATGGACTGACCTGGGAAGTCTCGGAGCAGTTCGTTGATCAGAAATCATTTAAGAAACATCAAGAAAGAACAAAAAACAGTGAATGGGGGAGAAAAACTGCACATATTCTTCGAGACTACACAATGTATGAAAAATAG